One window from the genome of Desulforamulus ruminis DSM 2154 encodes:
- a CDS encoding diacylglycerol kinase family protein encodes MILSRKPFYRSFLYALAGILHALKTQRNMKVHMVATFLVVTVGLFLRLSRGEWLAITFAVFLVLMAEMLNTAIEAALDLYCPRQHPLAKIAKDCAAGAVLLAAINSIIVAYLVLWPKMAG; translated from the coding sequence ATGATTTTGTCTCGGAAACCTTTTTACCGCAGTTTTTTATACGCTCTGGCCGGAATCCTGCATGCCTTAAAAACCCAAAGAAATATGAAGGTTCACATGGTTGCAACCTTTCTGGTGGTGACGGTGGGCCTTTTTTTGCGTTTGTCCCGGGGAGAGTGGCTGGCAATCACTTTTGCTGTTTTTCTGGTTCTAATGGCCGAAATGCTGAACACAGCCATCGAAGCCGCCCTGGACCTGTACTGCCCCCGGCAGCACCCCCTGGCCAAAATTGCCAAGGACTGCGCCGCCGGAGCCGTATTACTGGCCGCCATCAATTCAATCATTGTGGCCTATCTGGTACTGTGGCCGAAGATGGCCGGCTAG
- the ybeY gene encoding rRNA maturation RNase YbeY, translated as MPVLVSNLQEELPVEESLIKLVEAVVLQCLKSEDYSPEAEVGLIFVDDAYIQSLNAEYRGVDRPTDVLSFAMNEGEAMPEEEDSEDLLGDIVISLPTAQRQALEYGHSFEREVAYLTAHGSLHLLGYDHEDDVGRKVMRDKEEAVLNRLHITR; from the coding sequence ATGCCGGTGCTCGTAAGTAATCTGCAGGAAGAATTACCCGTGGAGGAAAGCCTGATCAAACTGGTTGAAGCGGTTGTTCTCCAGTGTCTTAAGTCCGAGGACTATTCTCCCGAGGCGGAAGTGGGATTGATTTTTGTTGACGACGCCTACATCCAAAGCCTGAATGCTGAATACCGGGGTGTGGACAGGCCTACGGACGTTTTATCCTTTGCGATGAATGAAGGAGAAGCGATGCCGGAGGAGGAGGACTCGGAGGACCTGCTGGGAGATATTGTTATTTCCTTGCCGACCGCCCAGCGACAAGCCTTGGAATACGGCCACAGTTTTGAGCGGGAAGTGGCCTACCTTACGGCCCATGGTTCCCTGCATCTCTTGGGTTACGATCATGAAGACGATGTAGGCAGAAAAGTGATGAGGGATAAAGAGGAGGCTGTGTTGAACCGCCTCCATATTACCAGGTGA
- the floA gene encoding flotillin-like protein FloA (flotillin-like protein involved in membrane lipid rafts), whose product MGTGSLAFLLVVMLCIVFLVVLLSFIPVGLWISALAAGVRVGIVTLIGMRLRRVPPALIVNPLIKADKAGIDITVDQLEAHYLAGGNVDRVVDALIAAERANIPLQFERAAAIDLAGRNVLEAVQMSVNPKVIETPVISAVAKDGIELKTVARVTVRANIDRLVGGAGEETIIARVGEGVVTSCGSTSSHKQVLENPDNISKTVLSKGLDAGTAFEILSIDIADVDIGRNIGAQLQTDQAEADKNIAQAKAEERRAMAVAQEQEMKARVQEMRAKVVEAESEVPRAMAEAFRSGRLGVMDYYNMQNILADTKMRESISSGPQQNPMNRKQDTE is encoded by the coding sequence TTGGGTACCGGTAGTCTTGCTTTTTTATTGGTAGTCATGCTGTGTATCGTTTTTCTGGTGGTGCTTTTGAGTTTTATCCCGGTGGGCTTGTGGATTTCGGCCCTGGCCGCAGGAGTCAGGGTAGGGATTGTTACGCTGATCGGTATGAGGCTGCGCAGGGTGCCCCCGGCATTAATTGTTAATCCCCTGATTAAAGCCGATAAAGCAGGGATTGATATTACGGTGGATCAACTGGAGGCCCATTATCTGGCCGGGGGCAATGTAGACCGGGTGGTGGATGCTTTAATCGCCGCGGAGCGGGCCAATATTCCCCTGCAGTTTGAGCGGGCCGCGGCCATTGATTTGGCCGGCCGGAATGTTTTGGAAGCGGTGCAGATGAGCGTAAATCCAAAGGTCATCGAAACCCCTGTAATTAGTGCGGTGGCCAAGGACGGTATTGAACTGAAGACGGTGGCACGAGTTACCGTAAGGGCCAATATTGACCGTCTGGTGGGCGGCGCCGGGGAAGAAACCATCATTGCCAGGGTTGGTGAGGGGGTTGTGACCAGTTGCGGTTCTACTTCCAGCCACAAGCAGGTTTTAGAAAATCCCGATAATATTTCCAAAACGGTTTTGTCCAAGGGCCTGGATGCGGGAACGGCCTTTGAGATCCTTTCCATTGATATTGCCGATGTGGACATTGGACGCAACATCGGAGCGCAACTGCAGACCGATCAGGCGGAGGCCGATAAAAATATTGCCCAGGCCAAGGCCGAAGAGCGCCGGGCCATGGCAGTGGCCCAGGAACAGGAAATGAAGGCCAGGGTGCAGGAAATGAGGGCCAAGGTGGTAGAGGCGGAGTCCGAGGTGCCCAGGGCCATGGCCGAGGCTTTCCGCTCCGGCAGGCTGGGTGTCATGGATTATTATAATATGCAAAATATCCTGGCCGACACCAAGATGAGGGAATCCATTTCTTCCGGGCCCCAGCAGAACCCGATGAATCGTAAGCAAGATACAGAGTAA
- the cdd gene encoding cytidine deaminase → MSIAAERLIHMALEAREKAYVPYSKFKVGAALATSDGRIFTGCNVENASYGLTCCAERTALFKAISEGCREFDSIAVVADVPDLCSPCGACRQVLSEFGGHIKVHMANLKGEYKTVTVDELLPGAFKL, encoded by the coding sequence ATGAGTATCGCTGCGGAAAGACTTATCCATATGGCCCTGGAGGCCAGAGAAAAGGCCTATGTGCCTTATTCCAAGTTTAAAGTGGGTGCTGCCCTGGCCACCAGCGACGGTCGTATTTTTACCGGCTGTAATGTAGAGAATGCTTCCTACGGACTTACCTGCTGCGCCGAGCGGACGGCTCTTTTTAAAGCCATATCCGAGGGCTGCCGAGAGTTTGATTCCATTGCCGTGGTGGCCGATGTACCGGACCTGTGCAGCCCCTGCGGCGCCTGCCGCCAGGTATTGTCTGAATTTGGCGGCCATATTAAAGTGCATATGGCCAACTTGAAAGGAGAATATAAAACCGTTACTGTGGACGAACTTTTACCGGGAGCGTTTAAACTATAG
- a CDS encoding HD family phosphohydrolase, producing the protein MLSLRHVGGGLLKGLSLLWKNKNFRRYLAAALFFVLITLLVSFDFVPQKVNLQVGEISPSTIYAPRNVIYVDQEKTAEERQKAMEKVPQVPEMNQEISAAVRRDINQLLDDVKQIQANTDAEISERASQLKALLPFSLSEEVLTALAGGNPASTDQLAEGITIVLTEVMDQGEGITSDQLEGAKTQAASKIAARQFQEPYKALGQALVKHSLRANAFFDEEKYHMLQQEAAESVPPVRVNIQFRERIITQGDVVTEEHIAKLQALGLSRPEHTFNTLFGTGLLVALLMAVTLLYTYIHQKSIYQNISYLNLIGIIVVIVLFVSRSIMAINISQWPELGALLGYVAPLAAAGMLITILLESRLALLVVMNLALLLGVMSGNQFDFGLVAFVGGVSGVFSVSKLSQRGDLVRAGIYVGIANVVIIAIAGLLSGLPWYLLITSALALGIANGLLSSILTNGALPYLETSFGITSTVRLLELSNPNNPLLKQLMTDAPGSYHHSILVGNLAEAAAEVVGAEPLVVRVGAYYHDIGKIKRPFFFIENQLGGDNPHDKIAPSLSTLILTSHVKDGVELAREHKLPQPIIDIIEQHHGQSLVSYFYHKALEGDRNETINEEDFRYEGPKPRTKEAAIVMLADNIEAAVRSLQNPTAGRVEGLVRKIIKDRLMDGQLDECNLTFKDLDAIANSFVRVLSGIFHTRIEYPDMKQEMERRKTRHAGARK; encoded by the coding sequence ATGCTTTCATTACGCCATGTGGGTGGGGGTCTGCTAAAGGGCCTTTCCCTGCTATGGAAAAATAAAAACTTTAGACGGTATTTAGCTGCAGCTTTGTTTTTTGTACTGATCACCCTGCTGGTTTCCTTTGATTTTGTGCCGCAAAAAGTAAACCTGCAGGTGGGTGAAATCTCTCCTTCCACCATATACGCCCCTAGAAACGTCATTTACGTGGATCAGGAAAAAACCGCCGAGGAGCGGCAGAAGGCCATGGAGAAAGTGCCTCAGGTTCCTGAAATGAATCAGGAAATCTCGGCGGCGGTCCGGCGGGATATCAACCAGTTGCTGGATGATGTTAAACAGATCCAGGCCAATACCGACGCAGAGATTAGCGAGAGGGCGTCCCAGTTAAAAGCCCTCCTGCCCTTTAGCCTCAGCGAGGAAGTGCTTACAGCCCTGGCCGGCGGCAATCCGGCCAGCACCGATCAATTGGCTGAGGGAATTACCATTGTTTTAACGGAAGTGATGGATCAGGGAGAAGGGATTACCAGCGACCAGTTAGAGGGGGCCAAGACCCAGGCTGCTTCCAAAATTGCCGCCAGACAGTTTCAGGAGCCCTATAAGGCTTTGGGGCAGGCTCTGGTAAAGCATTCCCTTCGGGCCAATGCCTTTTTTGACGAGGAAAAATACCACATGCTGCAGCAGGAAGCAGCGGAGAGTGTTCCTCCGGTGCGGGTAAACATCCAGTTCCGGGAACGGATCATCACCCAGGGAGACGTGGTGACCGAAGAACACATCGCTAAGCTCCAGGCTCTAGGACTTTCCAGGCCGGAGCATACCTTTAACACCCTTTTTGGCACCGGTCTGCTGGTAGCTCTGCTGATGGCGGTCACCCTTCTGTATACTTATATTCATCAGAAGAGCATTTACCAAAATATCAGTTACCTGAATTTGATCGGCATTATTGTTGTGATCGTTTTGTTTGTATCCCGCTCCATTATGGCCATTAATATCAGCCAGTGGCCGGAATTGGGCGCGCTGTTAGGTTATGTGGCTCCTTTGGCTGCAGCCGGGATGCTGATTACCATTTTGTTAGAATCCAGATTGGCCTTGCTGGTGGTAATGAATTTAGCTCTTTTGCTGGGTGTCATGTCCGGAAACCAGTTTGACTTTGGCCTGGTGGCCTTTGTGGGGGGAGTCAGCGGGGTTTTCAGTGTTTCTAAATTAAGTCAGCGGGGGGACCTGGTCCGGGCAGGAATTTACGTAGGAATCGCCAATGTGGTGATTATTGCTATTGCCGGTCTGCTGAGCGGGCTTCCCTGGTATCTACTGATTACTTCCGCCCTGGCCCTGGGGATTGCCAACGGCCTTTTATCCTCCATCCTCACCAACGGTGCCCTGCCTTATTTGGAAACTAGTTTTGGCATAACTTCCACAGTAAGGCTGCTGGAGCTTTCCAATCCCAATAATCCCTTGCTGAAGCAATTGATGACCGATGCGCCCGGAAGCTATCATCACAGTATTTTGGTGGGGAACCTGGCCGAGGCGGCGGCGGAAGTTGTGGGAGCGGAACCCCTGGTGGTGCGGGTGGGGGCCTATTACCACGATATCGGCAAAATCAAGCGTCCCTTCTTTTTTATTGAAAACCAACTGGGCGGGGATAACCCCCATGATAAAATCGCCCCTTCTCTGAGCACCTTGATTCTGACCTCCCATGTTAAGGATGGGGTGGAACTGGCCAGAGAACACAAGCTTCCCCAGCCCATTATTGATATTATTGAGCAGCACCATGGCCAGAGTCTGGTGAGTTATTTTTATCATAAGGCACTGGAAGGGGATCGCAACGAAACCATCAACGAGGAGGATTTCCGTTACGAAGGGCCCAAACCCAGAACCAAAGAAGCGGCCATTGTGATGTTGGCCGACAATATCGAAGCAGCCGTCCGGTCTTTGCAGAACCCCACCGCAGGCAGGGTGGAAGGGCTGGTCCGGAAAATTATCAAAGACCGCCTGATGGACGGACAACTGGACGAATGCAACCTAACCTTTAAGGATCTGGACGCCATTGCCAACAGCTTTGTAAGGGTGCTATCGGGTATATTCCACACCCGCATTGAGTATCCTGACATGAAACAAGAGATGGAAAGGAGAAAGACCCGACATGCCGGTGCTCGTAAGTAA
- the yqfD gene encoding sporulation protein YqfD, whose translation MIRIKLLSLLTGYVSLMVQGESLEKFVNMAAGRGIFLWDIVRLNNHAIQAKVRISEVRPLRHIAKTTGSRFKIVERRGLPFFSHRLRQRKLLAIGAVVFLVTLYLLSSFVWFIDVTGTDKLSPQQIKGIASQAGLRPGMAKWNLDVKAVEKEIRDQLPSVAWAGITVEGTRVTIEIAERKLVTEDVNKGPAHIIAGKAGLIKEVLVLKGQAMVKEGDTVLPGQVLISGETQEEIKPEPSTQPLPEGQEPPEPKYISHFVQAKGIVRARVWYEGYGECLLRETMEEFSGQEKTSVRIKFGSKEIIISGPKSSPYQHDETKQLVKRLPQWRNIQFPVELSTVRYREKIIHRLNHGSAGAKKIAEQRAMEELRAKLPEGAKITQQRLEEINTGRLEELVRIKVFVETVEDIGQTKPFKVNEEDMY comes from the coding sequence ATGATACGGATTAAATTACTTTCTCTTTTAACCGGATATGTTTCTCTGATGGTGCAGGGGGAGTCCCTGGAAAAATTCGTAAACATGGCTGCGGGCAGGGGCATCTTTCTCTGGGACATTGTCCGCTTAAACAACCATGCCATCCAGGCCAAGGTCCGCATTTCGGAGGTTCGGCCCTTACGGCACATCGCCAAGACAACCGGAAGTCGTTTTAAAATTGTGGAGCGGCGGGGCTTGCCTTTCTTTAGCCACCGGTTGCGCCAACGGAAGCTGCTGGCCATTGGAGCGGTGGTTTTTCTGGTAACCCTGTACCTTTTGTCTTCCTTTGTCTGGTTTATTGATGTAACTGGGACAGACAAGCTATCGCCTCAACAAATCAAGGGAATTGCCTCCCAAGCGGGGCTCAGGCCGGGCATGGCCAAATGGAACCTGGACGTGAAAGCCGTTGAAAAAGAAATCCGGGACCAACTGCCTTCGGTGGCCTGGGCCGGTATTACGGTGGAAGGAACCCGGGTTACCATTGAAATTGCGGAACGGAAACTGGTGACGGAGGATGTCAATAAAGGCCCTGCCCATATTATTGCCGGCAAAGCAGGCTTGATTAAAGAAGTGTTGGTGCTAAAGGGGCAGGCTATGGTCAAAGAGGGAGATACGGTATTACCGGGGCAGGTGCTGATTAGCGGGGAAACCCAAGAGGAAATAAAGCCGGAGCCCAGCACGCAGCCTCTTCCGGAAGGACAGGAACCGCCGGAACCCAAATATATCAGCCATTTTGTCCAGGCCAAGGGCATTGTGCGGGCCAGGGTTTGGTATGAGGGCTATGGCGAATGCCTGCTTAGAGAAACGATGGAGGAGTTTTCAGGACAAGAAAAAACATCGGTTCGTATTAAATTTGGGTCCAAGGAAATAATCATATCAGGCCCCAAGAGTTCTCCGTACCAGCATGACGAGACCAAACAATTGGTTAAAAGACTTCCCCAATGGAGGAATATCCAATTTCCCGTCGAACTTAGTACTGTGCGCTACCGGGAGAAAATCATTCACCGGTTAAATCATGGTTCTGCCGGGGCCAAAAAGATTGCTGAGCAAAGGGCCATGGAAGAACTCCGTGCAAAACTGCCGGAAGGCGCCAAAATAACCCAACAGCGTCTGGAAGAAATTAATACCGGACGATTGGAAGAACTGGTACGGATAAAGGTTTTCGTGGAAACCGTTGAGGATATCGGCCAGACGAAACCCTTTAAAGTCAATGAGGAGGATATGTATTGA
- the yqfC gene encoding sporulation protein YqfC encodes MSLRDLQKRLKKQVSDFLEIPSDIMLDLPKIVLVGNMQVFIENHRGIVEYTSDKVRVKVGEGEVGISGATLMLRNIKTDEICVEGRIKALAFLEPGEVW; translated from the coding sequence ATGTCCTTACGGGATTTGCAGAAAAGGTTAAAAAAACAGGTTTCTGATTTTTTAGAAATTCCCAGCGATATTATGTTGGACTTGCCTAAGATTGTTTTGGTGGGCAATATGCAGGTTTTTATTGAAAACCACAGGGGGATTGTGGAATATACCTCCGACAAGGTGCGGGTTAAAGTTGGCGAAGGGGAAGTGGGTATTTCCGGCGCAACCTTGATGCTCCGCAATATAAAAACCGATGAAATTTGTGTGGAAGGCCGGATCAAAGCCCTTGCTTTTCTTGAGCCCGGGGAGGTGTGGTAA
- a CDS encoding PhoH family protein has protein sequence MTERTEAKMVMNDIEAAAALFGKQDEHLNLIEQSLNVKVVVRGEELTIMGSAEQVEQGKEVFSQLLDFYKAGNHLGRHEILYALRSVKSGIKQPLTSLAKDVVLVNARGKQVKPKTLGQKDYIENIKSHDIVFAIGPAGSGKTYLAVAMAVNALRRKEVNRIILTRPAVEAGEKLGFLPGDLQEKIDPYLRPLYDSLYDILGSDHTQKYVERSIIEIAPLAYMRGRTLEDSFIILDEAQNTTPEQMKMFLTRLGFGSKAVITGDITQIDLPKGQSSGLVDAKRVLEAVPGIAFQWMSAADIVRHPLVVEIIRAYEQQAEL, from the coding sequence TTGACCGAGCGAACAGAGGCAAAGATGGTAATGAACGATATTGAAGCCGCAGCCGCCCTTTTTGGCAAACAGGACGAGCACCTGAACTTGATTGAACAAAGCTTGAATGTTAAGGTGGTGGTCCGGGGCGAAGAGCTTACCATCATGGGTTCTGCAGAACAGGTTGAGCAGGGTAAAGAGGTTTTTTCACAATTGTTGGATTTCTATAAAGCCGGCAACCACCTGGGAAGGCATGAAATTTTATATGCCCTCCGTTCGGTTAAATCCGGAATTAAACAGCCGCTGACCAGCTTAGCCAAAGACGTGGTGCTGGTAAACGCCCGGGGCAAGCAGGTAAAGCCGAAAACCCTGGGGCAGAAGGATTACATTGAAAATATTAAAAGCCATGACATTGTATTTGCCATTGGCCCTGCCGGGAGCGGTAAAACCTACCTGGCGGTGGCCATGGCTGTTAATGCTTTAAGAAGGAAAGAAGTCAACCGTATTATTTTAACCAGACCGGCTGTTGAGGCCGGTGAAAAGCTTGGCTTTTTGCCCGGAGACCTGCAGGAGAAAATCGACCCTTACCTGAGGCCCCTGTACGACAGCTTGTATGATATTCTAGGTTCCGACCATACCCAAAAATATGTGGAAAGAAGCATTATTGAGATTGCCCCTTTAGCCTATATGCGGGGCAGGACTCTGGAGGATTCCTTTATTATTTTGGATGAAGCGCAGAACACCACGCCGGAACAAATGAAGATGTTTCTAACCCGCCTGGGGTTTGGCTCCAAGGCGGTTATTACCGGGGACATAACCCAAATTGACCTGCCTAAGGGGCAGAGCTCCGGTTTAGTGGATGCCAAGCGTGTGCTTGAAGCGGTACCGGGGATTGCTTTTCAATGGATGTCTGCCGCAGATATTGTGCGGCATCCCCTGGTAGTGGAAATTATCCGGGCTTATGAACAACAGGCGGAACTTTAG